The Acidobacteriota bacterium genome has a segment encoding these proteins:
- a CDS encoding DUF3108 domain-containing protein produces MRKPAAPLSLGLWAAALLWLGASFPAGHAFGQTAEEPAPAPCPSPEAVAASFRPGEAFKYRASWSWFSHAGDMAIEVSLDRTHPKFFRIVTTVSTQGPIRWFHKIDNRVESLLLANPLRIHSTATVSAEGKRRGDDITTFDHEAGVARFTDRLRPEKSKTEPIDHPCLLDIMSGVLRVRGMPMEPGDVQAILVHSDGEKYLLTLHAEKVEKIKTPLGAFEALRVQPRMDFNPKGFFRRKGKLWIWYSLDERRLLLRIKTKLKIGAAVATLVEYTPPSSEEVDTGPPASP; encoded by the coding sequence GTTCGGCCAGACCGCCGAAGAGCCCGCCCCTGCGCCATGCCCGTCTCCGGAAGCGGTCGCGGCGTCGTTCCGGCCGGGCGAAGCTTTCAAATACCGCGCGAGCTGGAGCTGGTTCTCCCATGCGGGAGACATGGCCATCGAGGTCTCCCTCGACCGGACGCATCCGAAATTCTTTCGCATCGTGACGACGGTCTCCACCCAAGGCCCCATACGGTGGTTCCACAAGATCGACAACCGCGTCGAGTCGCTCCTTCTGGCGAACCCTCTGCGCATCCACTCGACGGCCACCGTCTCCGCCGAGGGCAAGCGCCGCGGGGACGACATCACCACCTTCGACCACGAGGCGGGTGTCGCACGCTTCACCGACCGCCTGCGTCCCGAAAAAAGCAAGACCGAGCCCATCGACCATCCCTGCCTCCTCGACATCATGTCGGGCGTTCTGCGCGTGCGCGGCATGCCCATGGAGCCGGGGGACGTGCAGGCCATCCTGGTGCACTCGGACGGCGAGAAATACCTTCTTACCCTTCATGCGGAGAAGGTGGAAAAAATCAAGACGCCGCTCGGTGCCTTCGAGGCCCTCCGCGTCCAGCCCCGGATGGATTTTAACCCCAAAGGGTTCTTTCGCAGGAAGGGGAAGCTTTGGATATGGTACTCGCTGGACGAGCGCCGGCTTCTTCTGAGAATCAAGACCAAGCTCAAGATCGGCGCCGCCGTGGCGACGCTCGTGGAATACACGCCGCCCTCCTCGGAAGAGGTCGATACGGGGCCGCCTGCGAGTCCGTAA